Proteins from a single region of Pseudomonas sp. BSw22131:
- the lapD gene encoding cyclic di-GMP receptor LapD, with amino-acid sequence MSLFKQLLIAICLFLVVAFAGSFVVSLESSRAQYVNQLRSHAQDAATSLALSLTSNIEDPAMVELMVSSIFDSGYYASIRVVDLASNTAIVERSATPDNQGVPQWFINAIGLEPAGGEAIVSSGWQQRARVEVVSHPMFALAKLWQSALGSLGWLLVCGVVSAILGALLLRRQLRPLDDMVAQSHAIGRREFTSIKELPRTPELRRVVQAMNQMVEKLKALFQESTERSEKLRVESYQDSLTGLSNRRYFDMQLAAHVSNFEEERAGYLLLLRVQDLAGLNQRLGGKRTDALLIAVAQQLVRQCEHYPETRHLISRSRGGEFAVLAPGMVREEALQLAQNLEVALQTLADTGASDVSAVAHMGLAPYSPGDAPLTLLGLADQALSQAETQGEQTWSCIDHGAVTNLGDDHHTWHRVLDQALSKGGFQLFFQPVVDARDENRVLHFKVISRLVNEHGHTIPAGRFLPWIERFGWSTRLDLWMVQQVLLHLQTHDHALALNLSAATLADSQALDQVFDTLRQHSKVGARLTFEIGEEQLPEQAVLEQLTRRLQAIGFTLALQRFGGRFSMIGNLAHLGLAYLKIDGSYIRAIDEESHKRLFIEAVKRAAHSIDLPLIAERVETEGERLVIAEMGIEGVQGQLVGDPAPWK; translated from the coding sequence ATGTCTCTGTTCAAACAACTGTTGATCGCGATCTGTCTGTTTCTGGTGGTGGCGTTTGCCGGCAGCTTTGTCGTGAGCCTCGAAAGCTCCCGTGCGCAGTACGTCAACCAGTTGCGCTCCCACGCGCAGGATGCTGCTACTTCGCTGGCGTTGTCGCTCACGTCCAACATTGAAGACCCGGCGATGGTTGAGTTGATGGTCAGCTCGATTTTCGACAGCGGTTATTACGCAAGCATCCGCGTGGTGGACCTGGCGAGCAACACAGCCATCGTCGAGCGCAGCGCAACACCGGACAATCAGGGCGTGCCGCAGTGGTTCATCAACGCTATCGGGCTTGAGCCGGCGGGAGGCGAGGCCATTGTCAGCAGCGGTTGGCAGCAGAGGGCACGGGTCGAGGTGGTGAGCCATCCGATGTTCGCCCTGGCCAAATTGTGGCAAAGCGCGCTGGGGAGTCTGGGGTGGTTGCTGGTGTGCGGGGTGGTCAGTGCGATTCTGGGTGCGTTGTTGCTGCGTCGTCAGTTGCGCCCGCTCGATGACATGGTCGCGCAGTCCCACGCCATCGGTCGTCGTGAGTTCACCAGTATCAAGGAGCTGCCGCGCACGCCTGAGTTGCGCCGCGTGGTGCAGGCCATGAACCAGATGGTCGAAAAGCTCAAGGCGCTGTTTCAGGAAAGCACCGAGCGCAGTGAAAAGCTGCGCGTTGAGTCGTATCAGGACAGTTTGACGGGGTTGTCCAATCGCCGTTATTTCGACATGCAACTGGCCGCTCACGTGAGCAATTTTGAAGAAGAGCGCGCGGGTTATCTGTTGCTGTTGCGGGTGCAGGACCTGGCCGGTCTGAACCAGCGCCTGGGTGGCAAACGCACCGATGCGTTGTTGATCGCCGTGGCGCAGCAGTTGGTGCGCCAGTGCGAGCACTACCCGGAAACGCGGCATTTGATCAGCCGCAGTCGTGGCGGCGAGTTTGCGGTGCTGGCGCCGGGGATGGTGCGGGAAGAAGCGCTGCAGTTGGCACAAAATCTTGAAGTCGCGTTGCAGACTCTGGCCGATACAGGCGCGTCGGATGTGTCCGCGGTCGCGCACATGGGTCTTGCGCCTTACAGCCCTGGCGATGCGCCACTGACCTTGCTCGGTCTCGCCGATCAGGCGCTGTCCCAGGCGGAAACCCAGGGTGAGCAGACGTGGAGTTGCATTGATCACGGCGCGGTCACCAATCTGGGCGATGACCATCACACCTGGCACCGGGTGCTGGATCAGGCGTTGAGCAAAGGCGGCTTCCAGTTGTTTTTCCAGCCCGTGGTCGATGCGCGTGATGAGAATCGGGTGCTGCATTTCAAAGTGATTTCGCGCTTGGTCAATGAGCACGGGCATACCATTCCTGCCGGTCGCTTCCTGCCGTGGATCGAGCGCTTTGGCTGGTCGACGCGTCTGGATCTGTGGATGGTGCAGCAGGTGTTGCTGCACCTGCAGACACACGATCACGCGTTGGCCTTGAACCTCTCTGCGGCGACGCTGGCAGACAGTCAGGCGCTGGATCAAGTCTTCGATACGTTGCGTCAGCACTCCAAAGTGGGCGCCCGCCTGACGTTCGAGATCGGCGAGGAGCAATTGCCGGAGCAAGCGGTGCTTGAGCAACTGACCCGACGGCTTCAGGCAATTGGCTTCACCTTGGCGTTGCAGCGGTTTGGGGGGCGCTTCAGCATGATCGGCAACCTGGCGCACCTTGGGCTTGCGTACCTGAAGATCGACGGCAGTTACATCCGCGCCATTGACGAGGAAAGCCACAAGCGTCTGTTCATCGAAGCGGTCAAGCGTGCCGCGCACAGCATCGATCTGCCGCTGATCGCCGAGCGTGTGGAAACCGAAGGCGAGCGATTGGTGATAGCCGAGATGGGCATTGAAGGCGTGCAGGGGCAGTTGGTCGGCGATCCTGCGCCCTGGAAGTAA
- a CDS encoding type II toxin-antitoxin system HipA family toxin, which produces MQRAYIYMEHPETGEVLTLGRLTLIGKTGEFIYAPDYVKRGGWVPDSINYPLRNEPYTGISKNRGIPGFINDAMPDGWGERLLHRSYGQDLGPIDYLLKSPNSDRIGNLMAGTTSTSPPGIGHANVPTLKGLAKFVEACEAVYDGQLDSDSATSLKIRQQRSALGGARPKRTLQDNGMLILAKPQDRFDDYALPPVEYACMTFAASKGLNVAKTALHAERPSTLLVERFDRTAIAQGARRIPMLSALTLLNSEWNDSYHRDWLYAGVADEMRRRGVPDVDLQELFKRMCYNALVGNSDDHPKNHAVIWVSGQWRLSPMYDVLPVLGEGPAQTLIMSVGQEGRRISRSNMISHHSHFALSQNAAEEILEEVAGWEMELKDHYGERLNGAELEMACDATSSIRMLS; this is translated from the coding sequence ATGCAGCGTGCCTACATCTATATGGAGCATCCCGAAACCGGTGAGGTTCTGACTCTCGGCAGACTGACATTGATAGGGAAAACCGGTGAGTTCATCTACGCTCCTGATTACGTAAAGCGTGGAGGCTGGGTACCGGATTCGATCAATTATCCGTTACGTAACGAACCCTATACAGGCATCAGCAAAAACCGCGGGATACCCGGTTTCATCAATGACGCCATGCCCGATGGCTGGGGGGAGCGTCTCCTCCATCGCTCATATGGTCAGGACCTGGGACCGATTGACTACTTGCTCAAATCCCCAAACAGCGACCGCATCGGCAATCTTATGGCGGGAACTACGTCTACGTCCCCGCCTGGCATTGGCCACGCTAACGTCCCGACGTTGAAAGGACTAGCCAAATTCGTTGAGGCTTGCGAAGCGGTATACGACGGCCAACTCGATAGCGACTCAGCCACCAGTCTCAAGATTCGCCAGCAGCGGTCCGCACTCGGCGGCGCGCGCCCCAAAAGAACGCTGCAGGATAACGGCATGTTGATCCTCGCCAAACCACAGGACCGGTTTGATGACTATGCCCTGCCCCCTGTCGAATACGCGTGCATGACCTTTGCCGCCTCGAAGGGGCTGAATGTGGCCAAAACAGCTTTGCATGCAGAGCGTCCGTCCACACTACTGGTCGAGCGATTTGATCGTACCGCCATTGCGCAAGGTGCCAGACGCATACCGATGCTCAGCGCCTTGACGCTACTGAATTCGGAATGGAATGACTCATATCACCGGGACTGGCTCTACGCAGGTGTCGCTGATGAGATGCGTCGTCGTGGCGTGCCGGACGTGGACCTGCAGGAGCTGTTCAAACGCATGTGCTACAACGCCTTGGTGGGCAACTCCGACGACCACCCAAAAAACCATGCGGTCATCTGGGTCAGTGGTCAGTGGCGTCTGTCCCCTATGTATGACGTTTTGCCCGTACTTGGCGAGGGGCCCGCACAAACGTTGATCATGTCGGTTGGCCAGGAGGGACGCAGAATCAGCCGATCCAACATGATCAGCCACCATAGCCATTTCGCACTGTCTCAGAATGCAGCAGAGGAAATTCTCGAAGAGGTCGCAGGCTGGGAGATGGAATTGAAAGACCATTACGGTGAGAGGCTAAACGGCGCCGAACTGGAAATGGCCTGCGATGCAACAAGCTCGATACGGATGCTCAGCTGA
- a CDS encoding helix-turn-helix domain-containing protein, which produces MDSYFPVICADALRKIGLLVKAKRLVLGLRQADLKASLGVSTHTLRKIESGSEAVDLRSFLLVLWRLGLTEAIFASLDSIELTPATTLENKRDTIASRRVRLTKPRPEDF; this is translated from the coding sequence ATGGATAGTTATTTTCCGGTCATTTGCGCAGACGCACTGCGCAAGATTGGCCTTCTGGTAAAAGCGAAGCGTCTCGTACTGGGATTGCGCCAGGCCGATCTCAAGGCGTCACTGGGTGTCTCTACACATACTCTGCGTAAAATCGAAAGCGGTTCTGAAGCGGTAGACCTGAGGTCGTTCCTACTGGTGCTGTGGCGGCTTGGTCTTACCGAAGCGATCTTCGCCTCTCTCGACAGCATAGAGCTGACCCCAGCAACTACCCTCGAGAACAAGCGCGACACCATTGCGTCAAGGCGAGTGCGGCTGACCAAGCCCAGACCGGAGGACTTCTGA
- a CDS encoding tryptophan synthase subunit beta, protein MFYVQRDANGEITRVEAAAFAEASETLPADDHEIQAWYADEVVEKSLNQLKMSDMEMIRVLDDLIQVLTAKGILNITDLPVAAQAKLMDRNQARESLGGLSDLINDEETGLI, encoded by the coding sequence ATGTTTTACGTTCAGCGCGATGCCAACGGTGAGATCACGCGTGTGGAGGCTGCCGCCTTTGCCGAAGCGAGCGAAACCTTGCCAGCCGATGACCACGAGATACAGGCGTGGTATGCCGATGAAGTTGTCGAAAAAAGTCTGAACCAGCTCAAGATGAGCGACATGGAGATGATCCGTGTACTCGATGACTTGATTCAGGTACTGACGGCAAAAGGCATTTTGAATATCACCGACCTGCCCGTTGCGGCGCAGGCCAAATTGATGGATCGCAACCAGGCCCGGGAATCACTGGGCGGCCTGAGCGATCTGATCAACGACGAAGAAACCGGGCTGATCTGA